AATACTGGCACTGAGGGATGGGTGTCACTAGGAGGAGTGGTCCTTTCAATTACAGGTACCTCTTTAACACTTCCTTATGGTTATAGTGATTTACTTGACGATTGGGCTACATATAGGTACTAAAACTAGTTTCCTCTGGAATGCGTTTCAGGAGTGGAGACGATGTTTGCAGACTTGGGCcatttttcttcatcatcaataaaGGTAACTTGGTTATGTACCAGGcattcaaaactaaattttcttaTATCATTCAACCATGTCTCTATCCTAATCTGAACAcctgaaatttgttttctaggtTGCCTTCACTTGTGTAGTATATCCCTGCTTAATTCTTGCATATATGGGTGAGGCTGCATTCCTTTCCAGGCACCATGAAGATATCCAGAGAAGCTTCTACAAAGCTATACCAGGCAAGAGCTAAACTAAGGTCCAAAGTTGAAGATTGCTATTGGTTCTTCTCTTGTGTTAATGTAACTATGCTTTCTGCAGAATCTGTGTTTTGGCCAGTGTTCATAGTGGCAACTTTTGCAGCTGTAGTAGGAAGTCAGGCTGTAATATCAGCTACATTTTCCATGATAAGTCAGTGCTGTGCCCTGAATTGCTTCCCACGTGTGAAAATTGTTCATACTTCAAGCAAAATATATGGGCAGATATACATTCCAGAGGTCAATTGGATGTTAATGTGCCTTTGTTTGGCTGTGACAATTGGATTGAGAGACACTAACATGATGGGCCATGCATATGGTATAAATATATCagccataaaaataatttacaattatCATTTATCTTTATGCATTCAtctatgttaaataaaatttgataattttccttgGTTTTTAGGTCTGGCTGTCACTACTGTTATGTTCGTGACAACTTGCTTGATGGCACTGGTGATGATAATTGtgtggaagaaaaaaataattattgcagttgctttcttattgttttttggaTCGATTGAAGTGCTTTACATTTCAGCATCTGTTTACAAGGTGCCAGAAGGTGGGTGGATTCCACTTGTGCTGTCTTTGATCTTTATGGTTGTGATGTACATATGGAACTACGGAACAATGAAGAAACACCAATTTGATGTGGAGAACAAGGTTTCGATGAATAGGATAGTGTCTCTTGGACCTAGCCTGGGCATGGTCCGTGTTCCTGGAATAGGTTTGGTTTACTCCAACCTGGCTATTGGAGTCCCTGCTGTTTTTGGACACTTCGTAACAAACCTGCCTGCCTTCCATCAGGTGCTAGTTTTTGTCTGTGTCAAATCTGTTCAAGTTCCTCATGTCAGTGAAAATGAACGGCTGCTCATCAGTAGGGTCGGCCCAAAGGAGTATGGCATGTTTCGGTGCATTGTAAGGTATGGTTACAAAGATCTGCAACAGGAAAACTATGATTTTGAGAACAGACTGGTATCCGGAATAGTTCAGTTTgtagaaacagaggaagaaagtGCATCTAAACTGACAAGCGAATCATTTGGGGAATTTGAAAATACAGCTTTCAAAGGCTTTGTTGCTTCAGAGCACCCCTATACAAACTCACGTCACAAGGAGAAAATGGTGCCGTCTTCATGTGATATTCAAGCAGAAGTGGCTAAAACTGGCAGTGAACGTCTAGAAAATACCCAACTTAAACACGAATCGTTGCAAATACTGAAAGCTAAGGAGTCTGGTGTTGCTTACATTCTTGGGCATTCCCACGCGAAGGCAAAGAAATCATCCTCTATCATCAAGAAAATTGCAATCAATGTGGTATACACTTTTCTGAGCAAGAATTCTAGAGAACCTGATGTTATTCTTAATGTGCCTCACACCTCCTTGCTGGAGGTTGGCATGATTTATTATGTCTAAGTTCTACAGGAGGGACACTAGCGATTAGGAGATTCTACACCtagaggggaaaaaagaaagaaagaagaccaCTGTTCATTACGGTGACAGATATCGAGTACAGTCCGGATAGTAGCCTAGAGAATGGAGAGCTTTCTAGTCCTTTTTGAATCCAGGCTTTACAGGTTTGCATGGCACACCTTGCTTGTTCATATGGGTTATATGTTTGATGACTAAACACCATATAACACCATCACCAACAATTACTAGAAAATGTATAGtcttatttcttgaaattgCTGGCTGTTCTAACATAACACATGCACATGAAAGTTAATGCCATTCTGAAACATTTGCTGATAAATGTTGCAACTGGACTTGATGAATTATTGCAACTCTTCGAGCATGGAGGATTTTCTTTGTCGTATCGCCTGTTGTCTGTTGATGCAGAAAGGATGACAATGTGGTACGGATAGCAGAAAGGATAATGCAAACAGCAATTTCTTTGCCTAGCTCTCCATAACATTTGAGTACAGAACACATGCATgcatattgaaaattataaactttcagTAATTTAGGGAATGCTGGAGGTAACAATCTCCTAAAGTTTATTGTATGGTTCTAGCTCGTCAGGTgggagaaaaattgaaaataataacataaaaaagaattgtGAGTAAAAGTAAATAAAGGGGGGTAAAAGATGAATTGAAATATTTCCCAAATTGGCCATGAGATATTGGGTCAAATCACTAAGATTTTATTGTTTAGGGACTAAATCTGGATATTCGAGCAATATAAGGGACTAAGAAAACCAATGAAGCTCACAAACTTGAAATTGCAAAAGTGCAAAAACTGTCTTACATAATTtgctaaattatttaatatcaatttttattgatttgagttTCTATAAATTAAAGAACTACTCAGTTCCAGAAAACCAACATGAAAGCTTGAAGAGGTAAGATGAATATATCGACTCTTTGAGGGAgtgaaaattgagaaaaataattgaaatataaagagtCCGTTAAAACAAACGGGGGCCGTGAATGATTGATGATATTGCTAGAAGAATTGCTCTGTTAATCACAAAGACTTCAACAGTTTACGAACCTTAAGACGGGTTGACTTGGTATTGGATTCCTTCATGCTGTTTTTACCTTCTTGGTTTGCACCttcatctaaataaaaatatgttacaacaaaaatattacgtgcaatttctttttataaaacatacatataaaataaataaataaatatatgtggCTTTATATCATTGGATGTTGATGTAACTCTGTACATCTGTTTTGTCACACTGCACCACAGGTTggctgaaaaaagaaaaaaatcaacatgtaaTAAGCTACTATAGCGTCCCTATCACTGGTTCTGTAttgcatatataaaatatatcgaTACATTAGAGTAACAATATACTTTTTTAGTTGATAATATTAGTAATTAgcataactatatataattataattaattagttaagttACTCAATGATAAGTTAAATATTCTACAGTTTATGTAACTTAAAAGTACTATATTTATAGCGTCTTGAAATAACTATAGCAAGCCCcaaccaataataataataatataaaaaaaaggggatCGTTCGCCCCTAcacataaaagaataataaaccAACGTGAGCTGGCACTTTTGATTGCTAGCGTGTTTGTTTTCTCAGTGCTTTGGAGGAAGGTTATcaattcttagttattttttttttataattgaaatggAATATTTCAGTTTTGGAGTATTTTGACGTGTCATTTCAGAGTtgtattgtatatatatatatatatatatatattcaacaaacataattcaaattcaagataaattaattataaattatacaatacaaacacaatgccaaacaaatataatttcaaaatttaaaatatttctaaatagtcaagattaaatagatttttaacttaaagtaattcaatttaaacaaaatatcaaaatattatgaaagtaaaatgttttaacacaaatattttaaatataaagttaggttaatgttatcaaggctaatggaatctaaagcatccattgttttgctcaaattcctacaaagtataaacatgaaaaaaacaacatgaatataaaccatatatattagtgataaatctaattttaaaaaattaatatcattgttaatgaaaatagtaataataattttcaatattattattaatatcattgttattgaaaatagtaatgaaaaagagctttttataattgggtgatttaattaattaaattgaacaaggttcaatttgattcaatgactttttaagagcggaacggaacatgtggaatgaaaccggaacgttctgggcggaatttagccgaaaaatccggaacggaccgagatttaaaataagatgaaatttgttctgttttgttttgttttttaaattggtatggaatgtttcggccattccggaTGAAAcagaacggaattgacaaccttactTTAGAGTAGTTTCGAGCCAGGCTCAGAACCACCTGATCTCTTttcatttaatgtattttttggtttgcattattttttcttttataattttcattaagacctttcattttatttcttagatTGTTAATTGTTCAAAAGGCCTGATAAACAGTACTCTAAACCAAAAGGCCTACAAACCAATGATAAACAGTACTATAAACCAAAAGGCCTGATCCAGCTATCCTGGGCAGAACCCAGGCGAGCACGACGCCCGCTAGCCTAGGACAGCCCAGGCGAGCTGGGCTGCTTGCCTGGGACAGCCCAATCACTTGGGCATGTCCTCAGGTGCAGCCCAGCTGCGGGAAAAACGCAGATCTTTTTTGtgcagattttattttattttgcatatttttattcatattttctcatagtctttcttttgttgtatggatattttttatatttctctgtACACAATCTCAtaaattctttcttcttcttttttcccacACAATCCCATAAATTTTACTTGTCTTCACGCAAACATTTTTATTAGACAACCTACACTGCTAATTATGTACCATtttataaaccaataaaaatcatttattattttttcaaatagttGTACCGTCCTAAATTTAGTCTCTCTTCTTaagaaagataaagataatctatgtaacaattttttttatatataaaaacttaccATATCCCAagacctataaaaaaaaacactattcatctttttcatttttctaacATGCTTAACAACTTAATAAAAAACCCAAACTGACTTAAGcatcaaattttttgttttgcaaataACCTTAACCACAAAATACAAGTCCAATCTATaaccaataagaaaaaaaacctaaagattCATTGAAATATTCATCGAGGATGCATATATGATCCCTCTATACAATTAGCATTACTTTATAAAGTTACTAGCCATATAATGGTCTTATTATTAAGTATTACTTTAAAAGGTGTGAGTTTTTTACTATGCAAGGCTCAATTGTTCATCATCTCACCTATTACTGTGGATGAGTTATgtaaaatttcatgttttttcaatttgattctcaatttttttccagcgatttagttttaattgaaggtcaattgattttaatttcttatgggAAAGTggtattgaaaaaataaggatcgaaatgaaaaaatgcatcaaataTGGGTGACATATCATAATTTTCACAAAAGATGCACTTTGTttcttgaactttaaaaatcaggtaaattatacaatttcagtacatcaatatttttccaattcgattttggttaaaaagtttatttttgttatttttcagttcctggttaagagaggagagagaagggtTGCCATATTCTgatggtagagagagaaagtgtcaTTAACACTGATTTAGaccactaaaataaattatatttgtgtcaaatggttACATTTGATAAGGagagttcatattaggtgtttttttttttacttttaaagttcgtgacaaaacaaatatgagttcaaattgatttttagattcGAGTTTATTTCGATTTTTGGAGCAGCTTTTCAGGTTTTTTGAGGCCATAGATATGTTTTTCATAGCTCTTACAAtgttttaaaggtattttgagtaaaaaataagttgaaaaacaggtttctgggtaaaaaaaaacttaaaccttgaTTTCTTAGCCACCACAGTGGCCTGAATCTGGGTAAATCAAATAGCGTGTtgtctgttttatttttttcaaaaaagttttgGGCAAACTCGTTTGCCCCagttgcaaacaaaaaaattaagggtcCAATTGTGCGGGCTTGCCAGGCCCAGCCCTACGATGCTTgacctttgcttttttttttttttctaattcttttttatggttttttttttctaatttatatttaaattagtacctcttctctatttcattttatttggaaAGCCTCTTAAtgacgatattttttttaattatgcatttaaatttaaagagtttttcatctataattttttttcttttgtatggatgaaatttatttttgaaaataaaaattttatttttcagataatatttataatatgcgCAACCTTGCATGATGCTATTTCCCCCCTGTTATTTTAttcgatcaatttaatttgtgtgtctatttctattatcgtttgcttaaatagaaaaattattttaataaaaaaattgatctacacttgtttctttattttttaaattttatttttagatatcattaataactttttatttattcattcgTATATACagttctcgatttatttaattatatatatgcttcattttttttatttgaacttatattttttaaattacaaaaatatattgaaaaaacatacatatacaattttttttttataaaaaataaaaatatacacaacTAGCatacatgaaaatgaaaaaaaaataaaagaaaaaagaaaatgcgtTGTGTAATGTTACATGCGTACAGCTAATAGAATTCGTGTTTTCAGATGACAGCACAAGATGTTTCTGCGATGATGCAATCGGACAAAAAAGCATCATCTTCCAAATATACAATGGTGGATACACCATAGAAGTTGAAATCCATGGCAGGCCTTACAATGTAATCAAGAACTGTAACTACACAGGTTTAGTTGATGCTCTCCATAATGGACATGGAAAATGCTGTACAAAAAGGTCAGAGTGTTCAATTCCTAACTGTGGGATTGATTAGTGAAATTGAGAGCAGTAGATTCATTaaccaccttcttcttcttcttcttcttcttcttcttctttaaggaTTACCTGTATggtttttaagggaaaaaaacaaataaaattagcGCAAGAATagtttttaagggaaaaaaaaattgagagagacagagacttgtgaatgtttcttttttgtttttgcctagCCACCCACCGATTTGGAAGGTGATATTTTACCTTCTCACACGTGAAGTAAAAAACTATACAAACTACTATTTGCAAGGCAATCATGCTTACTTAAGCCAGCCATTAATGGAGGAGACTTTTATAGGAGAACAATGACAGAAAGCACCAATAATACAGTAGATAAATACAAGACACAGAACTTCCTTTGGTCTTCGGGCATCAATATAGTTCACAAATGAATTGCCCATCAAGATCTTGTGGCTCAAATCATGCTATTATAAACAGGACACATTTTGCCCACACCATCCTTCCAACGCTTCTCAAGTCATCAGCAAGTAATAGGGAATTCGATTTACGAACCAATGATGGCTATGGGGcctcctaaaaaaaaagaaaaagaaaaagaaaagctgacttgaagaaaatcaaagcaACACCAAGCTCCTGCAGCTCCTGGTCGGACTACTTTTTCTCTTAACGTTGAGGCAGAAGTACATTATAGTGATTGCGCTTAGATGTTCCTTTCTATTACTGTAGAATTGTCTTACAAAGATTTTTATCAGGATCCCTCATAAACCCGGTACATCTTCTCCGGTCTCTACCAAAATGGTGATATTCTAACATTCTCCATCTCTTCAACTACCACAGGAAATAAAACTTCACCATCAGAGATATTCTTTACTTTTAACTCGTATAATCGCTAATTTAACCCTTGTAACATTTTACAATCAACGCCTCTGAGAGGGCAAGCTACTTCAGGAATAAAACCTGTAGACATACTGTATCATGACATAGAACCAAGGCCTACGAAAGGGCAGGCTACTTCAAGAACAAAACCTGAAGCATAGCTGCCATCCATTTTCCTTTAAAagtaaggggaaaaaaaacaaagtaaaagacGAAAAACTTATTCTGGTAGGCTGTATTTAtcattgccttttcttttctttaatgaacTACTGTCGGCATCTTTACTGTGCTTCATTTCCCAGCTCTTTTTTACTTTCCACGTTGCTTAACAAGCAAAGAATAACAAACGCAATGCAGTGCGATCAAGACCTCTAGAAAAGTTCATGGAGATCAACACGAGAAGAATTCAGAATTGAAACCTGGTTTGACCTGATAGTTCCACCATCCCACTCTGGGGCTTACACATGTACAATGGAGAGTAGAAAAGGAAGTTCACACATGGGCAGTTGGGAGTTTGCAATCAGTCATATCTCAATTGCTGCTTCGTGCTATGCCTCACAGCACAACGTGCAAGATATGCAAGTGATGTTATAACTTGGATTGATGAAGCCTAACAGCTTATGCCACAGCAAGAAAATGGAATTCTATCAGGATGTCAAGGGTAAATGAACTTCATATACAATCAATAATGCGAAATAAAATAGAGGAAAGAGTTAAATTTGACCTGAGAATTTAATGTTGCACCTAACATAACTTCCTAGGGACAACTATAGCcagcaaatcaaagaaaactcCTCACCTACACTGCAAATTGCAAAAGAGGGAAGTATAACAAATCACAATTTCTGGTTCACAAAAAGTCAGAAATACCCTGCCCAGGATACCATGTTCGGCATGCCTGGAGTGCCATTTCTAAGCATACTAAGGGGTATTCTATTGAGCATCACTCTTCAGGCTTAGGTGAGAATACCTTGCTTCAAAAGTAAGATCATTAAATAAAAGGGGAAGGATCTAGCTATTGAATGCGACTCCAATCTTCTTctgttattattttgatgaaagcAGAACGAGAGAGTAAAATGCGGAAAGAAGAGGATGAATCATTGATCATCTACCTCAAGAAAGAAGTCGAAGCTGCTCTGCTAAGGACTGATTCTCTGGAGAAAGAAAATCAGGAATTACAACAGGAAGTAGTTCGTCTAAAAGCACAGATAAGTTCACTCAAAGCACACGACAATGAGAGAAAATCCATGCTTTGGAAGAAGTTACAGAACCCCATTGACAGCAGCAAAACTGATGTATTTCTGCAGAAACAATCAGATTTTGTCAAAGTGAGTGAGGAACATTCAAGTCCAAGACCGAGCATACAGGAATTACcatcaagaaaagagaaactGGCAAAAGTACCAAATCCACCACCAAGGCCTACTTCTGTAGCCCCTTCATCACCCAAGGAAGTGAACAGCAATAAATTgtcaccagcaccagcaccagcaccagcaccaccacctccacctccgCCACCGAAGATGTCTGTTGGGTCAAAAACAGTGCGCCGCGTGCCAGAAGTCGCCGAGTTCTATCGTTTGGTTACAAGGAGAGATGTCCACATGGAGAACAGAATCAATTCAGCGGCTATTCCAGTGGTTGCATTTACTCCTAGCATGATTGGAGAAATTGAGAATCGTTCCACTTATCTTTCTGCTGTAAGTTAGTTGCAAACTTCTCTTCTCATTGTTTTAACAAATTGTTACTCACTGATGACAAAATGCATGCTCATTGGCTAGATAAAATCGGATGTGGAAAAACAGAAGGAATTTATCAATTTCCTAATCAAAGAAGTGGAGTCTGCAGCCTTCAAAGAAATATCTGATGTTAAGGCATTTGTGAAATGGCTGGATGATGAATTATCATCTTTGGTTGACGAAAGGGCAGTATTGAAGCATTTCCCACAATGGCCAGAACGAAAAGCAGATGCTTTGCGAGAAGCTGCTTTCAACTACCGAGACCTAATAAACCTCGAGTCTGAAGTTTCATCATTCCAGGACAATAAAAAAGAGCCTTTGATCCGAGCCCTGGGAAGAATGCAAGCATTGCAAGACAGGCGAGCATGTACAAACTAAATTGCAGTAACTCCCTGTTTTTACTCAATACCATGAATTAATGACATGATCAAACATCAAATTTACAGGTTGGAGCGAAGTGTAAACAATACAGAAAGGACTAGAGAGAGCATGATCAAGAGATACAGGGATCTTCAGATCCCATGGGAATGGTTGCTGAACACAGGGTTGATCGGTCAGGTAGGTAGCATGTAGCTTATTTTTACGTTGAAGCCTGATCAGGTAACATGTAGCTGGTTTTCACCTCGAAGCATGATATTTCAACTCATGACAATACCTTGCCAACAAAATTATCATCAATTAATAGAAAATTAGAACAACAACTTGACAGGCCAAAACTTTTGACATTTACAGAAATAAACTGAAGTTCACGTGTTTTATAAAGGAAACTGCTTCTTCCCATTTAAAGGGATTGAAGTGCGTCATTTGGTAATATGAATAACACCAGAAAAGATTCTCAGCAAAAAAGCATGATAAACATGATGGTCTAGCCTCCTGCATTCTCTAGAATCGAAGTAGCGGAATAGAAAAATGGCTTCTCATAAGTGAAATTTCAAGTGATAGAAAAATCTGGTGGCCACTCGAAAAATTTTATGCAGATAATTTGATGCCCCCCACTGCATTTTCTAGATTTTGCATATTGCATCTCGTAATGGATTCATCTTGAAGAACTCCAAAGAAGGGTTTCCTATATCTGCCAACATTTTTACACAAATATTACCAAGAAAACAACTTTAAAATGGACTCCCAATAAGAAATCAGAGACACAGCTCCAACTAACAGTCTCGATATTGTTAACAGATGAAATTAAGTTCTTTGAGGCTAGCCAAGGATTACTTGAAAAGGATAACTAAAGAGCTGCAGCTTAATGAATGCTCAGGAGAGGAGAATCTTCTGCTTCAAGGAGCTAGATTTGCCTATCGTGTACACCAGGTAAACATTGAATTCCCTCAAGCtcatttttgagattttacCTGTCTTACTAACCTTTATGTCAAAACATTCAGTTCGCAGGTGGTTTTGATGCTGAGACCACACATGCATTTCAAGAGCTAAAGAAGATTGGCATGGGTAGTCTCAAACAATAGAGAGTTAAGTATATTCAATTCTATAGAATGGGAGAGTTTCATAAATTATGAATTCAAGTTCTAAGATCCTCTCTTATGGGTGAAGACATACTAATCACTGGTTTTGAGAGCAATGATACCAAGCACCTTGATCATCTCAGGCTTTCAACATGcagcaatcaaaacaaaagggTAAGGAGTCACGGATGGCAATGaatgtataatataaattcgGACTAAATCTTATGAATTTATCTGTCTAAGTAACTTGGGCAAATTCTTGATTGCCTGAAGGGGAAGAAGGCATTACAGTCTGTTTTTGGGAAGTTTTTTCACTGAATTTCTGAAAACATATTCTGTATTCTGCAGTTCGGTAATGATAGTTCACTGAATGCATGGGAAAACATTCAGTAAATCTGTCGGATTTCCCCCAATAGCAGTGCCTTCCTGACATCCTAAATCCGTGggttaattttatgttctataTATCTTATTCATTTAGATCCTAGCAGCAAATAGCACATGAATTCATTCCAAAACCTTTTGAAGAATAGAAACATCGTATCCCGTTCACACCATGTAAATCACTCAACAGTGTTtatcacacaaaaaagaaaagaaaaaagaaaacagagagataCAGTGCAGTTTTGCTATGCTAGACACAACATGAgcaattagtcgaggtgcgcgcaagctgacccgaacacccacgttaaactaaaaaagaatagTATAACCATGTGACCGTGAGATTAATTGAGGTGCGCGTAAACTAACCCGGACAttcacgttaataataaaaagatagaattgtATAACCACAAGAgttagctcaactggtcaggttttaAGTTTACTTTTCAATGGTCACGAGTTTGAGTTTTTTCAAGGTTATTGGAAGCTTACATAGTCATTAACTTTGAAATCagtgaaattaatcaaaatacatataaactgacccggacatctatgttaataaaaaaaaaaccatctatCCAAAAGTCAAAAACCCCTAATTGAACAGCCCTGAAATCTAAAGGACCAGCAGGTTAAGGACCAACAACCAAAATCTTTTTGCTATTaataatcttattatttttatgttttaaaaatattttaaaaataatttaaattttatattttttttctttaatttaattttttaaaaataaaaaatatattattttaatatattttcaaataaaatatatttaaaatacaatcatCAGAATAACTCTACTGACAGCAATAGCCAACTTCGCGCacgttttaaaattaatgcacCACAAGTGACTTAGCAGGAGGCACTGCATTTTTGCATTGCATTTGCaccacaaattaaaaaaggatggaTTTCCAATCTATAGTATTAAAGAAAACATTAGTTTCTCCAGTTTCAGTCAAGCAAtgtaattgttaatatgatgattATTGAAAGTttacataatcattaattttagagtttgtaAAATTAGTCAAGGTATACGCAAACTGGTCTggacatccacattaataataataaaaaacattaatttatattaaaaagtcaAATTATCTCTAgacaccatttttattttagtttagaattaattatattttagtttagtttgtacCATCCTGTTGGCATATATAGTGCTtgaaatcttatattttattttagtttagagTTAATTACCTTAATTATCCGTATAATTTATAGTTGTTTAAAAAAACCCGAACTCCAAGCACAAGAACAAATCAAAATGGAGGCACCTAATTTTTGTCAATTTGGTCTTGACAAGCACCCAACATTCTTCTATATTATTAGGATCTTGATTAGTTGGATTCTTTTATTACTAACATAATTAACGGAATCCCTctactatatattatattaatgtttgatCTCTTTAATCTAACAGACCAGTTAAGCTAATGACGTGTCACATTGAAAGCGTGACACACATCTAGTGTGACTAGGAATAACAGTTTGATgtatcaaaattcattttttttcttaattttttattttttaataaaaaaataaacgatgttgtttttttattaataaatgctggatttattattttttttataattgttaatgattttatctacttatttatttatttatcatattgaaagtgttttttttaaaatgttttactttattaaaaaaaaaacgtttatttttttacttcatcaatggaggataaaattattgatttaattgatgAAACGTACTTGATTCAATTCGTGTTTTGTTTTCATAGGcgtgatttttcaatttattttttatgtgtttgagattttatgattttatataaaatattttttcttgacagtcttatttgtctttgaaaattaaaataaaatctagaaaaataaaataaaaataaataaattattaaaaaataaatccagtataaattaataaaaaaaattaacaaaaaaatattttcttttatttatttgtattttttaattaattaaaaaaattcctatgtaaataaaaaatttaaaaatatatttctagtaataaataaaaaatatggcaaaaaagactttttatttgattttttaatatttcttttgaacttttaatcaacttttgtttttttacatgtcTCATGCTCTTAAAGTGA
This region of Populus trichocarpa isolate Nisqually-1 chromosome 9, P.trichocarpa_v4.1, whole genome shotgun sequence genomic DNA includes:
- the LOC18102064 gene encoding potassium transporter 1: MNPPAEFVEQGISPQNVKRASCMSVITLAYQSLGVVYGDLSTSPLYVYKTTFSGKLSLHEDDEEIYGVLSFIFWTFTLIALVKYIFFVMSADDNGEGGTFALYSLLCRHAKLSILPNQQATDEKLSTYATEASADTWQSSALKSLFEKHPRFHKMLLIFVLLGTCMAIGDGVLTPTISVLSAVSGVKVKITGLHENYIVIISCVILVGLFSLQHHGTNRVAFLFAPIVTAWLLCISSIGIYNIFRWNRHVFCAISPIYMLKFLKNTGTEGWVSLGGVVLSITGVETMFADLGHFSSSSIKVAFTCVVYPCLILAYMGEAAFLSRHHEDIQRSFYKAIPESVFWPVFIVATFAAVVGSQAVISATFSMISQCCALNCFPRVKIVHTSSKIYGQIYIPEVNWMLMCLCLAVTIGLRDTNMMGHAYGLAVTTVMFVTTCLMALVMIIVWKKKIIIAVAFLLFFGSIEVLYISASVYKVPEGGWIPLVLSLIFMVVMYIWNYGTMKKHQFDVENKVSMNRIVSLGPSLGMVRVPGIGLVYSNLAIGVPAVFGHFVTNLPAFHQVLVFVCVKSVQVPHVSENERLLISRVGPKEYGMFRCIVRYGYKDLQQENYDFENRLVSGIVQFVETEEESASKLTSESFGEFENTAFKGFVASEHPYTNSRHKEKMVPSSCDIQAEVAKTGSERLENTQLKHESLQILKAKESGVAYILGHSHAKAKKSSSIIKKIAINVVYTFLSKNSREPDVILNVPHTSLLEVGMIYYV
- the LOC7475009 gene encoding protein CHUP1, chloroplastic, translating into MRLQSSSVIILMKAERESKMRKEEDESLIIYLKKEVEAALLRTDSLEKENQELQQEVVRLKAQISSLKAHDNERKSMLWKKLQNPIDSSKTDVFLQKQSDFVKVSEEHSSPRPSIQELPSRKEKLAKVPNPPPRPTSVAPSSPKEVNSNKLSPAPAPAPAPPPPPPPPKMSVGSKTVRRVPEVAEFYRLVTRRDVHMENRINSAAIPVVAFTPSMIGEIENRSTYLSAIKSDVEKQKEFINFLIKEVESAAFKEISDVKAFVKWLDDELSSLVDERAVLKHFPQWPERKADALREAAFNYRDLINLESEVSSFQDNKKEPLIRALGRMQALQDRLERSVNNTERTRESMIKRYRDLQIPWEWLLNTGLIGQMKLSSLRLAKDYLKRITKELQLNECSGEENLLLQGARFAYRVHQFAGGFDAETTHAFQELKKIGMGSLKQ